CTTTCTAAGTCAAACTTGATATTGTGTCCGGCTTTTTTGATGGTAGCGTCTTCAAGAATCGGTTTGATTTGGTTCAGCCATTCAGGTTTAGCAACCAGATAATAGGCTTTGCCGGCTTGCCAAGCGACACTAATACCAAGTAGTTCGCTTTGAAACGGGTCAAGGCCGGAAGTTTCAGTGTCCAGCGCAAATATTTTTTGGGCAGTAAGTTCTTTAAAGAATTTTTTAAAGTCGATGTCGGTGTTGACTAAGCGATAATCGAATTTTTTTGATTTGGTTTTAGCCGACGATTCAAACCTAAAGCTGTCTTGGCCCTTGGGTGTGCCTTTGGCTAACTCTTTTGGTAGTTTGGCAATTAGTGATTTAAATTCCAGTTCCTGAAATATGTCTAATACCCGGTTGATATCGTAACCTTCAACTTTGGAATCGGTAAGCGAAAAGTTAATCGGTACGGTATCGACCAACTGAGACAATTCTTTTGACATGAAGGCTTCTTTTTTTTGTTCAGATAACAGCTTACGGTAGCGTTCGGTAATTTTTGGTGAGCCCAAATTATTATAGAGGTTTTCTAATGTCTTAAATTGTTGTAGCAAGCTGATCGCGCCTTTTTCGCCGATGCCGCGAACACCCGGAATATTGTCGGATGGGTCACCGCGCAATGCTTTATAATCAACGATTTGTTCCGGGGTGAGGCCATCAAAGCGTCGACGGACTTCATCGGGCGTGTAAATCAAGGTATCAGAAATGCCTTTATGCATGGTTAAAACTTCCGTGTTATCATCAACAAGCTGCAGCGTGTCCATGTCACCGGTAACAATAACGGATTTAATTTTTTCAACGTCAGGGTGGCGCGTCAGGGTGGCAATCACGTCGTCGGCCTCAAACCCTTCCTGCTCATAGATTGGGATATTAAAAGCCCGAACTATTTCTTTAATCCGGGGGAACTGTTGATAGAGCTCATCAACCTGCTTGGTGCGGGTAGCTTTGTACTCGGTGTATTGTTTATGGCGAAATGTCGGCGCGGCCAAATCAAAAGTAACAGCCAGGTAATCTGGTTTAAGATCTTTTAGGACTTTTAACAGCGTCATGGTAAAGCCGTAAACCGCGTTAACAATCTCGCCGTTTTTAGTAGTCATGGTCGGCGGCAGAGCGTGAAAGGCGCGGTGGACTAGGGCGTTACCGTCAATGATGACGAATTTTTCTTGTTTTTTAGCCATAGAAGCATTATAACATCTTTGTTTTAGATAAAGAAAAAGCGCACCAATATTTCTAATAGGTGCGCGTGACAATAAAGATCGGATTAGCTTTGCGCCAAAATTGTGGCGCGGCGGTCTGGGTGTTGTCCGCTGACAAAACCCTTGCCGTCGGCGGCCAGGAGTAGGCCTCTCACGAATACCGGTTGGGTAAAAACGTTGTTGGCGCCAGCGGCAATGCAGCGTTCGGCTAATTGCCTGTAGAGTTCCTCGGTTGCCGTCAGGGCGACAACCGTTTCAGCCGTTCGCAATTTTCGCGTCCGGCTGATTAGTTCCACGTCGTCGGCGTTTTCTAACCGGATAATCAACGGCTTGAGGCCGTGTTGAGCTGTCCAGTCGGCCAAGTGATCAACATCCGAAAAGACTTGAACGCGGATGTTAAAATCGCTGATTTGGACTGCCAGGGCGTGCAAGGCATCATTGAGGTTACCTAGCAGGCAAATCGTTTGATGGTTAGTAACCAATCAGTTACTCCTTTAGCCAAGCTGTTGTCGGACATTGATTCCGTAAAACGCTTCCAACCGGGAAAACGTTTCCGGGGCGTTATGATGAACTTCATCCAAAGCTTGCCGGCAGGCAGCCTCGGCTGAATCATCAACCGGTCCAAGCGGCGGCCGCATGGTACCGGTATCAAGACCAAGGATGCGCATCATGGTTTTGATGGCGCAGGGGTTGGGCCACTTGTCGGTGACGTGGCTTTGGGGATCGTGGTTAGTTCGCGGTCCGGCTGAACTGACGCCAACTTTACCAAACAGCGGGTTGAGTTGTTGGTTAAGTTGGCGGCCAAGCGCACAGTTGCGACGAAGAATGGCCTTAACCATCCGGTCAATCGGGTTTGGGATGATGTTACTCATCACCGAAATCACACCGTCGCCGGCAATGCCGTCGGCAATCATCATGTCAGCAGTGATGGCGTCATCGCCGCTGAAAATCTTGAAATGCTCAAGGATCCCAATTTCGTTTTGGACCAAGAAGCGCGTCCGGCGCATGTTTTCAAGATCGCCTGTTGCCTCTTTGACCGCACGAACGTTGGGGCACTCTTGCGCCAAGATCGCCAGGTCAAGCGGCTCAAGCTTGCAGCAGGTGCGTCCCGGGATGATGTAGGGCACGACCAGACATTTGGGGTTGGCGTGGTAGACGGCTCGCGCAATCGGTTGGTGGTAGTGTTGGCGCAATTGAGCCGAAGCTGGCTTGTTGTAATAAGGCTCAACCAGCAAAACCCCGTCCGCGCCATCTTCGGCCGCCTCAATGGAGGCTTTGAGGGCTTCGGCGGTGTTATTGCTGCCAGTGCCGGCCAGAACAAAGACTCGACCCTTGGTCCAAGAGATCACGCGCCTGATTAGGCGGTAGTGTTCTTCCCAGGTTAGGGTTGGGCTTTCGCCGGTGGTGCCGCAAGGCAGTACGCCAGCCACGCCTTGGCTGATTTGAAATTCCAGGTTGCGCTGCAGGCGCTCCCAATCAATTTCGCCGTTTTCGGTGAACGGCGTCACCAGGGCGGTGGTTACGCCCACCAGTCGCGACTGTGGTTTTTCCATGACTTAACCTCTGGTTGTGTTTGGCCAAATTTTACAGGGCAAAAACTTGAAGCAGAAAAAAACTACTTCTGCTAAACATAGTAAAAATGTTGTTTTTTGTCAATTATTTTGGTAAAATAATTCTAAGTTTATGTATCTTCATAAGATTGAAATTCAGGGCTTCAAGTCATTTGCCCAAAAAACCGTCATCGAATTTCCACGACCCGGCTCCGGGTCTCCTTTAATTAAAAACGGTTTGACTCATAAAAATGAACCGCAACTCCCCCAAGGGGTTTGTGGGATTGCTTGTATTGTGGGCCCAAATGGTTCGGGTAAGTCTAATATTGTGGACGCCATCCGTTGGGTACTAGGTGAACAAAGCCTGAAAAGTTTACGGGGCAAAAAGTCACAGGATGTTATTTTTGCTGGTTCAGAGCAAAAGAATAAATTGAGCTTAGCCCAAGTATCGTTGCACGTTAATAATGAAGACGGCGCGATGCCGGTTGATTATCAAGAAGTCGTGGTGTCACGAAAGATTTTTCGAAATGGCGAAAGTGAATATCGAATTAACAACAGTAAGGTTCGGTTACAAGATGTTTTATTGTTACTTGCCCGGGCCAATTTTGGGCAAAAGAGCTATAGTATTGTATCGCAGGGTTCCATTGATCAAGTAATCATGGCTAGCCCCAATGAACGCAAAGATTATTTTGATGAAGCGGTCGGCGTTAAACAGTTTCAGCTTAAGCGTGATCAGTCGTTAAATAAATTGGAGAATGCCTGGAATAATTTACGCCAGGTGGACGCCCTCTTAACTGAAATTACTCCCCGCCTTAACTCTTTGACGCGTCAGGTCAAGCGGTTGGAGCGCCGGGAAAAAATTGAACATGAATTGCGCGAGATGCAGCAGCAGTATTATGGTTGGATGCATACGAATCTGGAAAATCAGATCAACGAGTTAAAACCAAAATTACAAACAATTGAACAAGGTCTTAAGAATAAAGAATCAGAACTACGAGAATTACAGCAGCAGTTGCGTACTTTAGAAAAGCAAGAATCGCGCACTAGCGTTTTTAGCGAACTGCAGCAGAAGTATCAG
This region of Candidatus Buchananbacteria bacterium genomic DNA includes:
- a CDS encoding response regulator — protein: MVTNHQTICLLGNLNDALHALAVQISDFNIRVQVFSDVDHLADWTAQHGLKPLIIRLENADDVELISRTRKLRTAETVVALTATEELYRQLAERCIAAGANNVFTQPVFVRGLLLAADGKGFVSGQHPDRRATILAQS
- the dapA gene encoding 4-hydroxy-tetrahydrodipicolinate synthase yields the protein MEKPQSRLVGVTTALVTPFTENGEIDWERLQRNLEFQISQGVAGVLPCGTTGESPTLTWEEHYRLIRRVISWTKGRVFVLAGTGSNNTAEALKASIEAAEDGADGVLLVEPYYNKPASAQLRQHYHQPIARAVYHANPKCLVVPYIIPGRTCCKLEPLDLAILAQECPNVRAVKEATGDLENMRRTRFLVQNEIGILEHFKIFSGDDAITADMMIADGIAGDGVISVMSNIIPNPIDRMVKAILRRNCALGRQLNQQLNPLFGKVGVSSAGPRTNHDPQSHVTDKWPNPCAIKTMMRILGLDTGTMRPPLGPVDDSAEAACRQALDEVHHNAPETFSRLEAFYGINVRQQLG